One window from the genome of Oreochromis niloticus isolate F11D_XX linkage group LG20, O_niloticus_UMD_NMBU, whole genome shotgun sequence encodes:
- the LOC100706443 gene encoding uncharacterized protein LOC100706443, translating into MSFSSTYKNINVLPSSREQISDSAGMIHLVEAQSEFPDVRCHLSTVMVKEQATSTVISPFRSAQAIDLSTSNEDHCIVMSGEKTPVSYGEVPGFVLARIRAEESPAEPFTSDKKSVQNCTKPAARVCLEKRFSAMCAETTRQQDIQSAVLSNFLTILQQSAEVQETVMHPPKQKWVKMDRANSFGVSSSYIEGVYGPVTNTCGQVMIPKSVLNFHPAEEQPLVNVEKDAVIPAAVIPKAAKAAPDSAGEPQSSRRKVARSSMLLSQRRERHNSKERERRKRIRLCCDELNMLVPFCDSETDKVTTLQWTTAFLRYITKTYGDTFKEEFQKVFAHEKERFGKSSSGQDPVHHRMDETLSSIPLAAEQ; encoded by the exons ATGTCCTTTTCTTCAACCTATAAAAATATCAATGTGTTACCTTCATCAAGAGAACAGATAAGTGACTCTGCTGGAATGATT CATCTTGTGGAGGCACAGTCAGAGTTTCCAGATGTCAGATGTCACCTCTCTACAGTGATGGTTAAAGAACAGGCCACATCCACAGTGATTTCTCCCTTCAGAAGCGCTCAAGCTATTGATCTATCAACTTCAAATGAAGACCACTGTATAGTAATGTCTGGAGAAAAGACACCAGTGTCTTATGGAGAGGTGCCAGGTTTTGTGCTGGCCAGAATTAGAGCTGAAGAAAGCCCAGCTGAACCTTTTACCAGTGACAAGAAGTCTGTACAGAATTGCACCAAACCAGCTGCTAGAGTTTGCTTAGAGAAAAGATTTAGCGCCATGTGTGCTGAAACCACGAGACAACAAGATATACAGTCTGCAGTTCTCAGCAA TTTTTTGACAATACTTCAGCAGTCTGCAGAGGTTCAAGAGACAGTCATGCATCCTCCAAAGCAGAAGTGGGTGAAAATGGACAGAGCAAATTCTTTTGGGGTGTCTAGTTCATATATAGAAGGTGTTTATGGCCCAGTCACCAACACGTGTGGACAG GTTATGATCCCCAAGAGCGTTTTAAATTTTCACCCAGCAGAAGAGCAGCCTTTGGTGAACGTAGAAA aggATGCGGTGATACCTGCTGCGGTGATACCCAAAGCTGCTAAAGCCGCCCCAGATTCTGCTGGAGAGCCAcaaagcagcaggaggaaagTTGCTAGATCTAGTATGTTGCTCAGCCAGCGCCGGGAGAGACACAACAGTAAGGAGAGGGAACGCAG GAAGAGGATTCGTTTGTGCTGTGATGAACTGAACATGTTGGTGCCGTTCTGTGACTCGGAGACGGACAAAGTCACCACCCTGCAGTGGACCACAGCTTTCCTGAGATACATTACTAAAACGTATGGAGACACCTTTAAAGAG GAGTTCCAGAAAGTCTTCGCTCATGAGAAAGAACGCTTTGGTAAATCCAGCTCAGGTCAGGACCCAGTGCACCACAGGATGGATGAGACACTGAGCAGCATTCCCCTGGCAGCAGAGCAGTGA